Proteins encoded in a region of the Scomber scombrus chromosome 16, fScoSco1.1, whole genome shotgun sequence genome:
- the stm gene encoding protein starmaker, whose product MLPRCVLLLFALAAVCLSAPVPDGQSDDGRSAALLAHLNKEQTEEAVTSQPDTGDSFASEEQTEDAEDTADVESDDSAASDDNKDSDTGSDSDAEAEVDSDETTADEVDGEDPKTGSDSDAEVDSDSDETIDDSNTGGDSDAEVDSDETTADIKDSETGGDSEGEPEDDSVSDVTTMDEDESQVDDDSMILEESDSEEAGEGEAVKEKEDEDSEEVEPAEGESEVTTDSNEMNDDSMVEDKDSEEDGDTTETDVDSKDTPTSDSQETDKSDSKETDMSDSKETGTSDSRETDKSDSKETDMSDSKETATSDSQETDMSDSKETATSDSQETDMSDSKETATSDSQDTDMSDSKETTTSDSQETDMSDSKETDMSDSKETATSDSQETDKSDSKDATSDSQETDKSDSKETATSDGQDSESQETDMSNSKETATSDGQNSESQETDMSDSKETATSDGQDSESQETDMSDSKETATSDGLDSESQETGTSDSQETDMSDSKETITSDSQETGDSLNSEVSEEADELNQDDSTVPDSDGPKEQSSETSDSTEAPPVEKPGDSNPATTEVMK is encoded by the exons ATGCTTCCTCG gtgtgtgttgctGCTCTTCGCTCTCGCTGCTGTTTGTCTCTCAGCTCCAGTTCCTG ACGGCCAATCAGACGACG gCCGAAGCGCAGCGCTGCTGGCTCACCTGAACA AAGAACAAACAGAAGaagctgtgacatcacagccag ACACTGGTGACAGTTTTGCCTCTGAGGAACAGACGGAAG ATGCTGAGGACACTGCTGATGTAGAATCTGATGACAGCGCTGCCAGCGATGATAACAAGGACTCAGACACCGGCAGTGACTCTGATGCTGAGGCCGAGGTTGACTCTGATGAAACCACAGCAGACGAGGTTGATGGGGAAGACCCAAAGACTGGCAGTGACTCTGATGCTGAGGTTGACTCCGACTCTGATGAAACCATTGATGACTCAAACACCGGTGGTGACTCTGACGCTGAAGTCGACTCTGACGAAACCACAGCAGACATAAAGGACTCAGAAACTGGCGGTGACTCTGAGGGTGAGCCTGAGGATGACTCTGTCTCTGATGTAACCACAATGGACGAAGACGAAAGCCAGGTCGATGACGACAGCATGATTCTGGAGGAGTCAGACAGTGAGGAAGCAGGGGAGGGGGAGGCAgtgaaggagaaggaagatGAAGATTCAGAGGAGGTGGAGCCAGCTGAGGGAGAGTCAGAGGTGACCACAGACAGCAACGAGATGAATGACGACAGCATGGTCGAGGACAAGGACAGTGAAGAAGATGGTGACACAACTGAGACTGATGTGGACAGTAAGGACACCCCCACCTCCGACAGCCAGGAGACCGACAAGTCCGACAGTAAGGAGACCGACATGTCCGACAGTAAGGAGACCGGCACCTCCGACAGCCGGGAGACCGACAAGTCCGACAGTAAGGAGACCGACATGTCCGACAGTAAGGAGACCGCCACCTCCGACAGCCAGGAGACCGACATGTCCGACAGTAAGGAGACCGCTACATCCGACAGCCAGGAGACCGACATGTCTGACAGTAAGGAGACCGCCACCTCCGACAGCCAGGACACCGACATGTCCGACAGTAAGGAGACCACCACCTCCGACAGCCAGGAGACCGACATGTCCGACAGTAAGGAGACCGACATGTCCGACAGTAAGGAGACCGCCACCTCCGACAGCCAGGAGACCGACAAGTCCGACAGTAAGGACGCCACCTCCGACAGCCAGGAGACCGACAAGTCCGACAGTAAGGAGACCGCCACCTCTGACGGCCAGGACTCCGAAAGCCAAGAGACCGACATGTCCAACAGTAAGGAGACCGCCACCTCTGACGGCCAGAACTCCGAAAGCCAAGAGACCGACATGTCCGACAGTAAGGAGACCGCCACCTCTGATGGCCAGGACTCTGAAAGCCAGGAGACCGACATGTCCGACAGTAAGGAGACCGCCACCTCTGACGGCCTGGACTCCGAAAGCCAGGAGACCGGCACCTCTGACAGCCAGGAGACCGACATGTCCGACAGTAAGGAGACAATCACCTCTGACAGCCAGGAGACTGGTGACTCACTGAACTCTGAGGTCAGTGAGGAGGCGGACGAACTGAATCAGGATGACTCTACAGTTCCGGATTCTGATGGACCCAAAGAGCAGAGCTCTGAAACTTCTGACTCCACTGAAG CGCCACCTGTGGAGAAGCCGGGCGACTCCAACCCCGCCACTACAGAGG tcATGAAATAG